A single genomic interval of Oceanithermus profundus DSM 14977 harbors:
- a CDS encoding D-alanine--D-alanine ligase family protein — MKPKRILLVAGGRSGEHEVSLQSAQGVLEALPFDADPAVIAKDGRWLLGRLALDAIEAGRAPRGDHPFPPPVAWRDYDVVFPLLHGRWGEDGTIQGFFEMLGVPYVGADVTASAVCMDKDLSKRILAQAGLPVVPWEVLRKGEPVFVGLEPPFFVKPARAGSSVGIAKVRRYAELRPALDEAFRHDDKVVIEQAVPGVRELEVALLGNVEAEASVVGEVRYQAEFYDYATKYTAGAAELDIPAALDPGTQETVQEMAVRAYRVLGVRGMARVDFFLAESGEIYLNELNTIPGFTPFSMYPKLWQASGLPYPELLTRLVELALE, encoded by the coding sequence GTGAAGCCGAAACGCATTCTGCTCGTGGCCGGGGGGCGCTCGGGGGAGCACGAGGTCTCGCTGCAGTCGGCCCAGGGCGTGCTCGAGGCCCTGCCCTTCGACGCCGACCCCGCCGTCATCGCCAAGGACGGCCGCTGGTTGCTGGGGCGGCTGGCGCTCGACGCGATCGAGGCCGGCCGTGCCCCGCGGGGCGACCATCCCTTCCCGCCTCCGGTCGCCTGGCGCGACTACGACGTCGTCTTCCCCCTGCTGCACGGCCGCTGGGGCGAGGACGGCACGATCCAGGGGTTTTTCGAGATGCTGGGGGTGCCCTACGTGGGCGCCGACGTGACCGCCAGCGCCGTCTGCATGGACAAGGACCTGTCGAAGCGGATCCTCGCCCAGGCGGGGCTGCCGGTGGTGCCCTGGGAGGTGCTGCGCAAGGGCGAGCCCGTCTTTGTGGGGCTCGAGCCCCCCTTCTTCGTCAAGCCGGCCCGGGCCGGCTCCAGCGTGGGGATCGCCAAGGTGCGGCGCTACGCCGAGCTGCGCCCGGCCCTGGACGAGGCCTTTCGCCACGACGACAAGGTGGTCATCGAGCAGGCTGTACCGGGGGTGCGGGAGCTCGAGGTCGCCCTGCTCGGCAACGTCGAGGCGGAGGCCAGCGTGGTGGGCGAGGTGCGTTACCAGGCGGAGTTCTACGACTACGCCACCAAGTACACCGCCGGCGCCGCGGAGCTGGACATCCCCGCCGCCCTCGACCCCGGCACCCAGGAGACCGTGCAGGAGATGGCGGTGCGGGCCTACCGGGTCCTGGGCGTGCGCGGCATGGCCCGGGTCGACTTCTTCCTGGCCGAATCCGGCGAGATCTACCTGAACGAGCTGAACACCATCCCCGGGTTCACCCCCTTCTCCATGTACCCCAAGCTGTGGCAGGCCTCGGGCCTCCCGTACCCGGAGCTGCTTACCCGCTTGGTAGAATTGGCATTGGAATGA
- the pth gene encoding aminoacyl-tRNA hydrolase → MRPDVELDEGDPDVSARFLVVGLGNPGPRYAETRHNLGFWVVDRIAREERLAWKQQGRAFTTRWGSGWLMKPTTFMNASGEAVAPFVRYYKIAPERLLVVHDDMDLPLGRLRLRRGGSAGGQKGVRSIIEQLGTDRFDRLRLGIGRPPAGWDAASWVLSKFSPDERGVADRVAAAAAEAVRTWRDQGLEAAQQRFNGLDLRESGS, encoded by the coding sequence ATGCGGCCCGACGTGGAGTTGGACGAGGGGGATCCTGACGTGAGCGCGCGCTTTCTGGTGGTGGGGCTGGGCAACCCCGGCCCGCGTTACGCGGAGACCCGCCACAACCTGGGGTTCTGGGTGGTCGACCGCATCGCCCGGGAGGAGCGCCTCGCCTGGAAGCAGCAGGGCCGGGCCTTCACCACCCGCTGGGGGAGCGGCTGGCTGATGAAGCCCACGACCTTCATGAACGCCTCGGGCGAGGCGGTCGCGCCCTTCGTGCGCTACTACAAGATCGCGCCCGAGCGCCTGCTGGTGGTGCACGACGACATGGACCTGCCCCTGGGGCGGCTGCGCCTGCGCCGCGGCGGCAGCGCCGGGGGGCAGAAGGGGGTGCGCTCGATCATCGAGCAGCTGGGCACCGACCGCTTCGACCGCCTGCGCCTGGGCATCGGCCGGCCGCCGGCCGGTTGGGACGCGGCGAGCTGGGTGCTCTCGAAGTTCTCGCCCGACGAGCGCGGCGTCGCCGACCGGGTGGCGGCGGCGGCGGCGGAGGCGGTGCGAACCTGGCGCGACCAGGGGCTCGAGGCCGCCCAGCAGCGCTTCAACGGGCTGGATTTGCGGGAAAGCGGCAGCTAG
- a CDS encoding 50S ribosomal protein L25: MEYKLKAYYRESEKPKVLRREGKLPGIMYNKNVNKKLYVHLGEFDKVFRNAGVHHVITLELPDGETVDTVVRQVQLDKRRRRPEHVDFYVLTKGQTLDMYVNLKFVGEAKGVKLGGVLSTPLTDLEVRVLPRNIPGFIEVDVSELEIGDVLHASDLALPEGVELLTDPEAVVATVVPPEDIEKLEAEAAEAEGMEAEPELIKRGKAEEEEAE, from the coding sequence ATGGAGTACAAGCTCAAAGCCTATTACCGCGAGTCGGAAAAACCCAAGGTGCTGCGGCGTGAAGGCAAGCTGCCCGGCATCATGTACAACAAGAACGTCAACAAGAAGCTCTACGTCCACCTGGGCGAGTTCGACAAGGTCTTCCGCAACGCCGGGGTGCACCACGTGATCACGCTCGAGCTGCCCGACGGCGAGACCGTCGACACCGTGGTCCGCCAGGTGCAGCTCGACAAGCGCCGCCGCCGCCCCGAGCACGTGGACTTCTACGTCCTCACCAAGGGCCAGACCCTGGACATGTACGTCAACCTCAAGTTCGTGGGCGAGGCCAAGGGCGTCAAGCTGGGGGGCGTGCTTTCGACGCCGCTCACCGACCTGGAGGTGCGGGTGCTGCCGCGCAACATCCCCGGCTTCATCGAGGTGGACGTCTCGGAGCTGGAGATCGGCGACGTGCTCCACGCCTCCGACCTGGCCCTGCCCGAGGGGGTCGAGCTGCTCACCGACCCCGAGGCCGTGGTCGCCACGGTGGTGCCGCCCGAAGACATCGAGAAGCTCGAGGCCGAGGCCGCCGAAGCCGAAGGAATGGAAGCCGAGCCCGAGCTGATCAAGCGCGGCAAGGCGGAAGAGGAAGAGGCCGAGTAA
- a CDS encoding ribose-phosphate diphosphokinase, with protein MKLFSGNANRALAEKIAGYLGLPLGESLVQRFPDGEVRLQLGESVRGNDVYVIQPTAPPVNENLMELLLYADALRRSSAGRINAVVPYFGYARQDKQSIGREPISAKLVADLIERAGYHRVIAIDLHAPQIQGFFNIPVDHLRSVRLFAEYIEREGLVDGSVVVSPDAGRAEEARRLSNLLGLPMAMLAKRRTGPTETEVTYVIGDVEGLRPLIIDDIVSTGGTIRRGVDALVAAGAKPEAVVMATHAVLVGPARSNLSHMGIERVVFTDTIALDAGEGYEILSTAPLLAQAIRAVHTHQSVSALI; from the coding sequence ATGAAGCTGTTTTCGGGGAACGCCAACCGGGCGCTGGCCGAGAAGATCGCCGGTTATCTGGGGTTGCCGCTGGGGGAGTCGCTGGTTCAGCGCTTTCCCGACGGTGAGGTGCGGCTGCAGCTGGGGGAGAGCGTGCGCGGCAACGACGTCTACGTCATCCAGCCCACCGCGCCGCCGGTCAACGAGAACTTGATGGAACTCCTGCTCTACGCCGACGCGCTCCGGCGCTCGAGCGCCGGCCGCATCAACGCCGTGGTGCCCTACTTCGGCTATGCGCGCCAGGACAAGCAGAGCATCGGCCGCGAGCCCATCAGCGCCAAGCTGGTGGCCGACCTGATCGAACGGGCGGGGTACCACCGGGTGATCGCCATCGACCTGCACGCCCCGCAGATCCAGGGCTTCTTCAACATTCCGGTCGACCACCTGCGCTCGGTGCGCCTCTTCGCCGAGTACATCGAGCGCGAAGGGCTCGTGGACGGTTCGGTCGTCGTCAGCCCCGACGCCGGCCGCGCCGAGGAGGCGCGGCGGCTGTCCAACCTGTTGGGCCTGCCCATGGCCATGCTGGCCAAGCGCCGCACCGGCCCCACCGAGACCGAGGTGACCTACGTGATCGGCGACGTGGAGGGGCTCCGGCCCCTCATCATCGACGACATCGTCTCGACCGGCGGCACGATCCGCCGCGGGGTGGACGCGCTGGTGGCCGCGGGGGCCAAGCCCGAGGCGGTGGTGATGGCCACCCACGCGGTGCTCGTGGGGCCGGCGCGCAGCAACCTCTCGCACATGGGCATCGAACGGGTCGTCTTCACCGACACCATCGCCCTGGACGCCGGCGAAGGGTACGAGATCCTCTCGACCGCGCCGCTGCTGGCGCAGGCGATCCGGGCGGTGCACACGCACCAGTCGGTTTCGGCGTTGATCTAG
- a CDS encoding 5'-methylthioadenosine/adenosylhomocysteine nucleosidase, whose product MEGPILLLAAEGEEAEAVLARMGRAEKLEAPWPAFAGELGGHEVRLLESGIGKAAAGAVVGWAVARYAPSRAVWLGVAGSLNPELSTGDVLIADDAVQWDMDLTPLGREPGELDSGERFIPADPALAGALHASAQRLGYHHVRGRVASGDKFVADPETARWIRATFAADAVEMEGAAALWAARKLGVPMALVRAVTDAADTAAPGAFEAFLVEVSQKLAALVEDTLAHLDRVD is encoded by the coding sequence ATGGAAGGCCCGATCCTGCTCCTGGCCGCCGAGGGCGAAGAGGCCGAGGCGGTGCTGGCGCGCATGGGGCGCGCCGAGAAGCTCGAGGCCCCCTGGCCGGCGTTTGCTGGCGAGCTGGGCGGGCACGAGGTGCGGCTCTTGGAAAGCGGCATCGGCAAGGCGGCCGCCGGCGCCGTGGTTGGCTGGGCGGTGGCCCGCTACGCGCCGTCGCGGGCCGTCTGGCTGGGGGTGGCGGGTTCCCTCAACCCCGAGCTTTCCACCGGCGACGTGCTGATCGCCGACGACGCGGTGCAGTGGGACATGGACCTGACCCCGCTGGGCCGCGAGCCGGGCGAGCTGGACAGCGGCGAGCGCTTCATACCCGCCGACCCCGCCCTCGCGGGCGCGCTGCACGCCAGCGCCCAGCGGCTCGGCTACCACCACGTGCGCGGCCGGGTCGCCAGCGGCGACAAGTTCGTGGCCGACCCCGAGACCGCCCGCTGGATCCGCGCGACCTTCGCCGCCGACGCGGTGGAGATGGAAGGGGCGGCGGCGCTGTGGGCGGCGCGCAAGCTGGGGGTGCCGATGGCGCTGGTGCGGGCCGTCACCGACGCCGCCGACACCGCCGCGCCGGGGGCGTTCGAGGCCTTCTTGGTGGAGGTCTCGCAGAAGCTGGCCGCGCTCGTCGAGGACACCCTGGCCCACCTCGACCGGGTAGATTGA
- a CDS encoding S-ribosylhomocysteine lyase, translating to MAKVASFDLDHTKVRAPYVRLADLKYTPGGEVISKWDLRVGQPNREVIGTGAMHTFEHLLAMKMRDHLEGIVDVSPMGCRTGFYAVIIGQPAPEAVMEAFAGALADIVAHEGPVPAANPLECGNYRDHDLEEAKYWSRRVLEKGLHVQETILIEGR from the coding sequence ATGGCCAAGGTTGCCTCGTTCGATCTGGATCACACCAAAGTGCGGGCGCCGTACGTGCGCCTGGCCGACCTGAAGTACACCCCCGGCGGGGAGGTGATCAGCAAGTGGGACCTGCGGGTGGGCCAGCCCAACCGCGAGGTCATCGGCACCGGGGCGATGCACACCTTCGAGCACCTGCTCGCCATGAAGATGCGCGACCACCTGGAGGGCATCGTGGACGTGAGCCCGATGGGCTGCCGCACCGGCTTCTACGCGGTGATCATCGGCCAGCCCGCGCCCGAGGCGGTAATGGAGGCCTTCGCGGGGGCCCTGGCCGACATCGTCGCCCACGAGGGGCCGGTGCCGGCGGCCAACCCGCTCGAGTGCGGCAACTACCGCGACCACGATCTGGAAGAGGCCAAGTACTGGTCGCGTCGCGTGCTCGAGAAGGGGTTGCACGTACAAGAGACGATTCTTATCGAGGGGCGCTGA
- a CDS encoding chloride channel protein, with amino-acid sequence MNERSLHPLAMALTSIAIGVVAGLGAVVFRALIALIHNLVFLGRFSTYYDANQHTALSPLGFGVVALVVMAALLVVFLTQNYAPEARGHGVPEVMDAIYYHRGRIRPIVAVVKSLASALSIGSGGSVGREGPIIQIGAAFGSIASAYLRLPLPQRITLIAAGAGGGIAATFNTPVGGVLFALEILLHEVSVRTLVPVALATATATYLGQLFFGPHPSFVIPSFETPYFELANPWVLFAYLGLGLLAGAAAALYIRTIYGFEDFFNRRFRRRPYLRHALGMALVGAIFVLLAQYSGHYYTQGVGYATVQDVLMGRLNGWGFLLLLFVLKLVSTGLTLGSGASGGIFSPGLFMGATLGGAYGLILGQVFPALNISPPAFAVAGMAGVIGGATGAAVTAIVIIFEMTLDYSAVLPMAITVAASYGLRKALLAESIYTMKLERRGHPMPDALQTNFAYMQPVAQIMERRVVRVQADVPVATFLETHRGRLATHWFVAYEGGRPQGYLRPQDALGLALEADPGQPVAAYLARDFVLVGERRRLFNLVPTMRRHGAAAALVLGGTNGGVVGVVSAAELGRLTLDVSELYV; translated from the coding sequence ATGAACGAACGTTCTCTCCACCCGCTGGCCATGGCCCTGACCTCCATTGCCATCGGCGTGGTGGCCGGGCTGGGGGCCGTCGTCTTCCGCGCCCTCATCGCCCTGATCCACAACCTCGTCTTCCTCGGCCGGTTCTCCACCTACTACGACGCCAACCAGCACACCGCCCTGAGCCCGCTGGGCTTCGGCGTCGTGGCCCTGGTGGTGATGGCGGCCCTGCTCGTCGTCTTCCTCACCCAGAACTACGCACCCGAGGCCCGCGGCCACGGGGTGCCCGAGGTGATGGACGCCATCTACTACCACCGCGGCCGGATCCGGCCCATCGTGGCCGTCGTCAAGTCGCTGGCGTCGGCGCTCTCGATCGGCAGCGGCGGGTCGGTGGGCCGGGAGGGGCCGATCATCCAGATCGGGGCCGCCTTTGGTTCGATCGCCTCGGCCTACCTGCGGCTGCCGCTGCCCCAGCGGATCACCCTGATCGCGGCGGGCGCCGGTGGGGGGATCGCCGCGACGTTCAACACCCCGGTCGGCGGGGTGCTCTTCGCGTTGGAAATCCTGCTGCACGAGGTCAGCGTGCGCACCCTGGTCCCGGTCGCGCTGGCCACGGCCACGGCCACCTACCTGGGCCAGCTCTTCTTCGGGCCCCACCCTTCCTTCGTCATCCCCAGCTTCGAGACCCCCTACTTCGAGCTCGCCAACCCCTGGGTGCTCTTCGCCTACCTGGGGCTGGGGCTGCTCGCGGGCGCCGCCGCCGCGCTCTACATCCGGACGATCTACGGCTTCGAGGACTTCTTCAACCGCCGCTTCCGCCGCCGCCCCTACCTGCGCCACGCGCTGGGGATGGCGCTGGTGGGCGCGATCTTCGTGTTGCTGGCGCAGTACAGCGGCCACTACTACACCCAGGGCGTGGGGTACGCGACCGTGCAGGACGTGCTGATGGGGCGTCTGAACGGCTGGGGCTTCCTGCTGCTGCTCTTCGTCCTCAAGCTCGTCTCCACCGGCCTGACCCTGGGCTCGGGCGCCTCGGGCGGGATCTTCTCGCCCGGGCTCTTCATGGGGGCCACCCTCGGCGGCGCTTACGGCCTGATCCTGGGGCAGGTCTTCCCGGCCCTGAACATCAGCCCGCCGGCCTTCGCGGTGGCCGGCATGGCCGGGGTCATCGGCGGCGCCACCGGCGCCGCGGTGACCGCGATCGTGATCATCTTCGAGATGACGCTCGACTACAGCGCCGTGCTGCCCATGGCCATCACCGTGGCCGCCAGCTACGGGCTGCGCAAGGCGCTCCTGGCCGAGAGCATCTACACGATGAAGCTCGAGCGCCGCGGCCACCCCATGCCCGACGCGCTGCAGACCAACTTCGCCTACATGCAGCCGGTCGCCCAGATCATGGAGCGGCGGGTCGTGCGGGTCCAGGCCGACGTTCCGGTCGCGACGTTCCTGGAGACGCACCGCGGCCGGTTGGCGACGCACTGGTTCGTGGCCTACGAAGGCGGGCGGCCGCAGGGCTACCTGCGCCCGCAGGACGCGCTGGGGCTGGCGCTCGAGGCCGACCCCGGGCAGCCGGTCGCCGCCTACCTGGCGCGGGACTTCGTGCTGGTGGGCGAGCGCCGCCGGCTGTTCAACCTCGTGCCCACGATGCGCCGCCACGGCGCTGCGGCGGCGCTCGTGCTGGGGGGTACGAACGGCGGCGTGGTGGGGGTGGTCTCCGCCGCGGAGCTGGGCCGCCTGACGCTCGACGTCAGCGAGCTCTACGTTTGA
- a CDS encoding ribokinase, whose amino-acid sequence MESASVLVVGSLNMDLVVPVPRHPKPGETVVGGDLRRFPGGKGANQAVAAARLGARVRMIGRVGADAYGAELKRGLEAEGIATEDVAELDVPTGVALISVGEDGQNAIVVSPGANARLWPDDLSPERFAAAGVVVLQLETPLETVQRAAELGRAAGARVLLNAAPAQPLPEGLLGALGVLVVNEFEAARVAGAREPAGPEEALALARVLARRVPVAVVTLGARGLVWAGAEGAGTLPAFEVRAVDTTAAGDAFVGGLAAALAAGEPLVRALRFGSAAGALAATRPGAQPSLPTAEAVRSLLS is encoded by the coding sequence ATGGAATCCGCGAGCGTGCTGGTGGTCGGCAGCCTCAACATGGACCTGGTGGTGCCGGTGCCGCGCCACCCCAAACCCGGGGAGACCGTCGTCGGCGGCGACCTGCGGCGCTTCCCCGGCGGCAAGGGGGCCAACCAGGCGGTGGCCGCGGCCCGGCTGGGGGCGCGGGTGCGGATGATCGGCCGCGTCGGGGCCGACGCCTACGGCGCCGAGCTGAAGCGCGGCCTGGAAGCCGAGGGCATCGCGACCGAGGACGTGGCCGAGCTGGACGTGCCCACCGGCGTGGCCCTGATCAGCGTGGGTGAGGACGGCCAGAACGCCATCGTCGTCTCGCCCGGGGCCAACGCCCGCCTGTGGCCGGATGACCTCAGCCCCGAGCGGTTCGCGGCGGCCGGGGTCGTCGTCTTGCAGCTGGAAACGCCGCTCGAAACGGTCCAGCGGGCCGCCGAGCTGGGGCGGGCGGCGGGGGCGCGGGTGCTGCTCAACGCCGCGCCGGCGCAGCCGCTACCGGAAGGGCTCTTGGGGGCGCTCGGCGTGCTGGTGGTCAACGAGTTCGAGGCGGCCCGGGTGGCCGGCGCGCGGGAACCCGCAGGGCCGGAGGAGGCGCTCGCCCTGGCCCGCGTGCTGGCGCGCCGGGTTCCGGTCGCGGTCGTCACCCTGGGCGCGCGCGGCCTGGTCTGGGCCGGGGCCGAGGGCGCGGGCACCCTGCCGGCCTTCGAAGTCCGGGCGGTGGACACCACCGCCGCCGGCGACGCCTTCGTGGGCGGGCTGGCGGCGGCGCTGGCCGCCGGCGAACCCCTGGTGCGGGCGCTGCGCTTCGGCAGCGCCGCCGGGGCGCTCGCGGCCACGCGGCCGGGGGCGCAGCCGTCGCTGCCGACCGCGGAGGCCGTTCGTTCGTTGCTATCGTAG
- the katG gene encoding catalase/peroxidase HPI — translation MASEAESKCPVTGDAYKHTTLGGSLVRNWWPNQLNLKILHQNPAELRPTDPDFDYAEAFAKLDLEAVKQDLRELMTTSQDWWPADYGHYGPLFIRMAWHSAGTYRVFDGRGGGNTGNQRFAPVNSWPDNVNLDKARRLLWPVKKKYGDAISWADLMILAGNVALESMGFKTFGFGGGRVDIWEPEEDVYWGPESEWLADERHPEGELEKPLAADHMGLIYVNPEGPGGEPNVLESAKHIRESFRRMGMNDEETVALIAGGHTFGKSHGAASTDHLGPEPEAAPLEEVGLGWKNSYGSGKGPDTITSGLEGAWTPTPTKWDNSFLELLFKYDWNLEKSPAGAWQWVAVDPDPEDMVPDAHDPEKKHKPFMLTTDLALRMDPEYGKIARRFLEDPDAFADAFARAWFKLTHRDMGPRSRYLGPEVPDEELIWQDPIPPVEHELIDEADVAELKKRLLASGLSVPELVYTAWSAASTYRDSDKRGGANGGRLRLEPQRGWEVNRPERLARVLEVLEGIQQAFNAEQKNGKRVSLADLIVLGGVAAVEKAARDAGFEVAVPFTPGRTDASQEQTDVESFGYLEPVADGFRNYLHPACKLPAEQALVDKAQLLTLTVPEMTVLVGGMRVLGATYADNPHGYFTERPGTLSNDFFVNLLDLGLEWKPADEDGQVFTGQDRATGALKWTATRVDLVFASNSQLRAQAEFYAEDDKKEKFVRDFVRAWDKVMNLDRFDLRWR, via the coding sequence ATGGCTAGCGAAGCGGAAAGCAAGTGCCCGGTCACGGGCGACGCCTACAAGCACACCACCCTGGGGGGCAGCCTGGTTCGCAACTGGTGGCCGAACCAGCTCAACCTGAAGATCCTGCACCAGAACCCGGCCGAGCTCAGGCCCACGGACCCGGACTTCGACTACGCCGAGGCCTTCGCCAAGCTCGACCTCGAGGCCGTCAAGCAGGACCTGCGCGAGCTGATGACGACCTCGCAGGACTGGTGGCCCGCCGACTACGGCCACTACGGCCCGCTCTTCATCCGCATGGCCTGGCACTCGGCGGGAACCTACCGCGTCTTCGACGGCCGCGGCGGGGGCAACACCGGCAACCAGCGCTTCGCCCCGGTGAACAGCTGGCCCGACAACGTCAACCTCGACAAGGCGCGCCGGCTGCTCTGGCCCGTCAAGAAGAAGTACGGCGACGCCATCTCCTGGGCCGACCTGATGATCCTCGCGGGCAACGTCGCCCTCGAGTCGATGGGCTTCAAGACCTTCGGTTTCGGCGGCGGCCGGGTGGACATCTGGGAGCCCGAGGAGGACGTCTACTGGGGCCCCGAGTCCGAGTGGCTGGCCGACGAGCGCCACCCCGAAGGCGAGCTCGAGAAGCCGCTGGCCGCCGACCACATGGGCCTGATCTACGTCAACCCCGAGGGCCCGGGCGGCGAGCCCAACGTGCTCGAGTCGGCCAAGCACATCCGCGAGAGCTTCCGGCGCATGGGCATGAACGACGAGGAGACCGTGGCGCTGATCGCCGGCGGGCACACCTTCGGCAAGAGCCACGGCGCCGCCAGCACCGACCACCTGGGCCCCGAGCCCGAGGCCGCGCCGCTCGAGGAGGTGGGGCTGGGCTGGAAGAACAGCTATGGGAGCGGCAAGGGCCCCGACACCATCACCAGCGGCCTCGAAGGCGCCTGGACGCCCACCCCCACGAAGTGGGACAACAGCTTCCTCGAGCTCCTCTTCAAATACGACTGGAACCTGGAGAAGAGCCCGGCCGGCGCCTGGCAGTGGGTGGCCGTCGATCCCGATCCCGAGGACATGGTCCCCGACGCCCACGACCCCGAGAAGAAGCACAAGCCCTTCATGCTCACCACCGACCTGGCGCTGCGCATGGACCCCGAGTACGGCAAGATCGCCCGCCGCTTCCTCGAGGACCCCGACGCCTTCGCCGACGCCTTCGCCCGCGCCTGGTTCAAGCTGACCCACCGCGACATGGGGCCGCGTTCGCGCTACCTGGGGCCCGAGGTGCCCGACGAAGAGCTGATCTGGCAGGACCCGATTCCGCCGGTGGAGCACGAGCTGATCGACGAGGCCGACGTCGCCGAGCTGAAGAAGCGCCTCCTCGCCTCCGGCCTGAGCGTGCCCGAGCTCGTCTACACCGCCTGGTCGGCCGCCTCCACCTACCGCGACTCCGACAAGCGCGGCGGGGCCAACGGCGGCCGCCTGCGCCTCGAGCCTCAGCGCGGCTGGGAGGTCAACCGCCCCGAGCGGCTGGCGCGGGTGCTCGAGGTGCTGGAAGGCATCCAACAGGCCTTTAACGCCGAGCAGAAGAACGGCAAGCGGGTCTCGCTCGCCGACTTGATCGTCCTCGGCGGCGTGGCCGCGGTGGAGAAGGCGGCGCGCGACGCCGGCTTCGAGGTGGCGGTGCCCTTCACCCCCGGCCGCACCGACGCGAGCCAGGAGCAGACCGACGTCGAGTCGTTCGGCTACCTCGAGCCCGTGGCCGACGGCTTCCGCAACTACCTCCACCCCGCGTGCAAGCTGCCCGCCGAGCAGGCGCTCGTCGACAAGGCCCAGCTGCTCACGCTGACCGTGCCCGAGATGACCGTGCTCGTCGGCGGCATGCGCGTGCTGGGGGCGACCTACGCCGACAACCCGCACGGCTACTTCACCGAGCGCCCGGGAACGCTTTCCAACGACTTCTTCGTCAACCTGCTGGACCTGGGGCTCGAGTGGAAGCCGGCGGACGAGGACGGCCAGGTCTTCACCGGCCAAGACCGCGCCACCGGGGCGCTCAAGTGGACGGCCACCCGGGTCGACCTGGTCTTCGCCTCCAACTCGCAGCTGCGGGCCCAGGCCGAGTTCTACGCCGAGGACGACAAGAAGGAAAAGTTCGTGCGCGACTTCGTGCGCGCCTGGGACAAGGTGATGAACCTCGACCGCTTCGACCTGCGCTGGCGCTGA
- the nhaA gene encoding Na+/H+ antiporter NhaA, producing MRPIKRLVEQFLESEAKGGILLFTTALIAFLLSNSPWAQAYFDLRDVYLKLQVGDWVLKKSLLHFVNDFLMAFFFLLVGLELKRELLQGELKNPKQAGLAVAAALGGMVTPALIYTALNYGGAGAAGWGVPMATDIAFALGVLSLLGKRVPLSLKVFLTALAIVDDLGAVLVIALFYTSNLDPGALGVAALVFGFALLLGALRVRSLPAYLLVGLVLWYFVLLSGVHATIAGVLLAFAVPIGKARPLPDHSDAAAADPELQEARLEHLEDAAREAQSPLHRLEHMLHPYVAYFIMPVFAFFNAGVALEGTQVGAVALGIFLGLLLGKPLGILLFAFLAVRLGLAKLPEGVSWRAIGGVGLVAGIGFTMALFIAGLAFDAALLDEAKLGILSASVTAAVLGVAVLWRTGGGPAARRA from the coding sequence ATGCGCCCAATCAAACGACTGGTTGAACAATTCCTGGAAAGCGAGGCCAAGGGCGGGATCCTGCTGTTCACCACCGCCCTGATCGCTTTTCTGCTGAGCAACTCCCCCTGGGCCCAGGCCTACTTCGACCTGCGCGACGTCTACCTCAAGCTGCAGGTGGGCGACTGGGTGCTGAAGAAGAGCCTGCTCCACTTCGTCAACGACTTCCTCATGGCCTTCTTCTTCCTGCTGGTGGGGCTCGAGCTCAAGCGCGAGCTGTTGCAGGGCGAGCTCAAGAACCCCAAGCAGGCGGGCCTCGCCGTCGCCGCGGCGCTGGGGGGGATGGTCACCCCCGCGCTCATCTACACCGCGCTCAACTACGGGGGCGCGGGGGCGGCGGGCTGGGGCGTGCCCATGGCCACCGACATCGCCTTCGCCCTGGGGGTGCTCTCGCTTTTGGGCAAGCGGGTGCCGCTCTCGCTCAAGGTCTTCCTCACCGCGCTGGCCATCGTCGACGACCTGGGGGCGGTGCTGGTGATCGCGCTCTTCTACACGAGCAACCTCGACCCCGGGGCGCTGGGCGTGGCCGCGCTGGTCTTCGGTTTCGCCCTGCTGCTGGGGGCGCTGCGGGTGCGCTCGCTGCCGGCGTACCTGCTCGTCGGCCTGGTGCTCTGGTACTTCGTGCTGCTTTCGGGGGTGCACGCCACCATCGCCGGGGTGCTGCTCGCGTTCGCGGTTCCGATCGGCAAGGCGCGGCCGCTTCCCGACCACAGCGACGCGGCGGCCGCCGACCCGGAGCTGCAAGAGGCGCGGCTCGAGCACCTCGAGGACGCGGCGCGCGAGGCCCAGTCGCCGCTGCACCGGCTGGAACACATGCTCCACCCCTACGTGGCCTACTTCATCATGCCCGTCTTCGCCTTCTTCAACGCCGGGGTGGCGCTCGAGGGCACCCAGGTGGGGGCCGTAGCCCTCGGCATCTTCCTGGGGCTGCTGCTCGGCAAGCCGCTGGGCATCCTGCTCTTCGCCTTCCTGGCGGTGCGCCTGGGCCTGGCCAAGCTGCCCGAGGGGGTGAGCTGGCGGGCGATCGGGGGCGTCGGGCTGGTCGCGGGCATCGGCTTCACCATGGCCCTCTTCATCGCCGGCCTCGCCTTCGACGCGGCGCTGCTGGACGAGGCCAAGCTGGGCATCCTCTCCGCCTCGGTCACCGCGGCGGTCCTGGGGGTCGCCGTGCTCTGGCGCACGGGCGGCGGGCCCGCCGCGCGCCGGGCGTAG